From Pedobacter aquae:
AAATACCCCATGGTCGATTTACCTACGGTAGCAATATCCTTGAATACCCGATTGCGTTTGATACGTTTGTTCTTACATACCCGGATAGGAGTAGAATCAACAAAAGAGATCCCTGTGCATTCGCCCAGGCACATCGTTTTAAGAAAGATTGTCATGGGTAAAACGGCTGATTGCATCAGCTCTGTAAATCGATTATAGGAAACCGTTTGAGGAAATTCTGATAGCAGATGTTTCTGAACATACTGCTGGTAAAAGTGCTTCATGTTTCTAAAACTGCCCGAGTGAAAAAGAACCATTAAGGTAATGACTTCGCTATCAGACATCAGGGGCTTCCTTTTCGGAATGTTTCCTATCCTAAAAGAGCTAATATTGGCTGTAAAATGATTGCAAAACTCATCTGTTAAATAGAAAATTTCAGTAACTTTATCAATGGTAATATTCATGTTTTGTTTATCTATATACTTAAATTTCAGATACTTAAATATATAAAACACAACTGAATATTACCTCTTTATTCCTAAGATTTATTTATCATTTATCCTTTTATTATTAATCGAACTCAGGTTATTAGTTTGTTAGGCCCGAGCTATCGGGTATTAGGTCATGGCGATGAGGAACGAAGAAGCAATCTTTTCTTATGGGTTGCTACTTCTTACTTTTTCCACCCATACTTCAGACAGAGGTCTACGAACTTCCTACTTTTTCCACCCAGACTTCTGACAGCGGTCTGCGGACGCTCAACTTCCTGCTTTTTCCACCCAGACTTCGGACAGCGGTCTACGAACTTCCTACTTTTTTTTACGCCCAGACTTCGGACAGCGGTCTACGGACTTCAGACAGCGGTCCTCGGACTTCAGACAGCGGTCTATGGACTTCAGACAGCGGTCTGCGGACGCTCAACTTTCACCTTATCCTCAATCCTAATCCTATTAACCAGTAAATGAGCTAATCGGGTTGGTTCTGGGATACGGTATTTGGTGATACAGTTTTTAATAATTTCTACGCTTTGGTCTAAAGAAATTTTATGACCAGGCGATACAAAAATAGGTTTGCACTTGGCTTTGCTTCTAAAGGCAAAGCCAACTGTTTCCTGTTTACTTAATAGTGGAGTTTTATCAAAAGGCTTACTGCCCGGTTCTTTATAAAGACCATGTAACCTGCTCTTTGCAGAGCCAATGCTAGGTATATCAGTTAATAAACCAAAATGCGTAGCAATACCCAATCTTCTTTCATGTGCTATCCCTTGTCCGTCTAATACCATCACATCTGGCAATTGCTTCAATTTTTTAAAAGCCTCTAACAAAGCTGGTATTTCTCTAAAAGCTAATAATCCGGATACGTAAGGGAAAGTAGTGCTAGAAATAGCGGTGGCTTCCTCAACAAGAATCAAATCTGGGTAAGTTAAAATCACAATACCAGCATAAACAGTTTCTTCATATTTATTAAAAGAAATATCAGCGCCAGCGATATAACGGATAGGTTGATCAAGCTCTTGAAGATTAATCAACGCTCTTAATTCTTTTTGATAAGCTATGGCTTCCCTAGGGCTTAAATCCTGATATTTTTCTGGTGCTATCATCTTCATTTCTATTTGTAGCGCTATCACAATAGTAATACCATATTAAATTTTGCGTTAATGCATCAATAAATTGTTAATTTTAACTATGCAAAAGAGGATATTACTATTTTACTTCCTTTCTACCTTTCTATTTATTTCCTGTTCTTCTAAGAAAAATATTACACAAGCATCCAAAAATAGTACGGCTGTAGTACAAAAATATGCCCGCTTAATGGATGTTCCGAAAAAGAAAATCAAAAATCCAGAGCTTTATCAGTTTATTGATGAATGGCTAGGGACAAGATATCAATTCGGTGGATTAAGTAAAAACGGTATAGATTGCTCTGGTTTTACCCATCTGCTTTATAAAGAAGTTTATGATAAAAGCATCCCCAGAAATACCTCAGAACAAGTAAATATCATTAAAAGGAAATATGAAGGGCAGCTTAAAGAAGGTGATTTAGTTTTCTTCAATTATGACAAAAAGAAATTTAGCCATGTAGGTGTATTTCTGCAAAATGGCTACTACGTACATGCCAGTACTAAAAAAGGTGTCATGGTTCAAAAACTTAAAGACCCTTACACTTATAAGTATTTTTCTAGAGGCGGTTCTGTTAAATAAGAAAATTTTGCTTTCTATAGCCATATAAATTACTCACCTTTGGTACAGGTTTATGAACAAAGACGATAAGGGATATAATTTTTGGGGCAAATACAAGCAATTTGCATCTAATGAAATATTGCTTTATCTCATTATGGTGGTAGGTATATGGTTAGGTATCCTTATATTGGGTTAAGGTTTTACCTTAAAGTCCATCATCAATAGGTTTATAAATTTCCATCTTTTAAGAGCAAAATAAATGAAATTAAAGCTAAAGCGCCCCCTGGCATTTTTTGATTTAGAGGCAACAGGAGTAAATGTTGCATCAGACCGTATTGTAGAAATCTCTATTCTGAAAGCTATGCCAGACGGTACCGAGCTGATTAAAACGCTTAAAATAAACCCTCAAATGCCTATTCCTTTAGAGTCTAGCTTAATACATGGTATTTATGATGAGGATATAAAAGATGCGCCAACGTTTAAAGATGTAGCTCAGGAAATTATAGATTTCCTAGGCGATGCCGATTTAGCCGGTTACAACTCCAATAAATTTGATATCCCGATGTTGATGGAAGAGTTTTTACGAGTAAAAGCTCCTTTTGATATTGATAATAGGCATTTTGTAGATGTACAAAATATCTTCCACCAGATGGAACAGCGCACCTTAAAAGCGGCTTATAAGTTTTATTGCGGAAAAGACATTATCAATGCGCACTCTGCCGAGGCTGATATAAAAGCAACTTATGAGGTTTTATTAGCTCAAATTGAAAAGTATGAGGGGAAAGATTGGGAAGATAGAAGTGGTAAAGTATCGCAACCGGTAGTAAATGACGTTGCCGCTTTACACCAATTTACCAACCTTAATAAACCTGTAGATTTTGCAGGTAGAATGGTTTTTAATAACGATAATATCCCTTGTTTTAACTTCGGTAAGCATAAGGGAAAAACTGTTTTTCAGGTTTTTGATGAAGAACCTAGTTACTACGCCTGGATGATGAACGGAGATTTTCCTTTATACACCAAGCATCGTTTAGAAAAACTTTGGAGCGATTATAAAAACCAAAAGAACGAAAACAGACAGCAACAACAGCCAAAGCCACAACAAGGACAGCAAATAAAAGCACAGTTTAACAAGCCTGTAGCTAAAGCTCAGGAGCCTGATTTGGCTAAA
This genomic window contains:
- the nfi gene encoding deoxyribonuclease V (cleaves DNA at apurinic or apyrimidinic sites); translated protein: MKMIAPEKYQDLSPREAIAYQKELRALINLQELDQPIRYIAGADISFNKYEETVYAGIVILTYPDLILVEEATAISSTTFPYVSGLLAFREIPALLEAFKKLKQLPDVMVLDGQGIAHERRLGIATHFGLLTDIPSIGSAKSRLHGLYKEPGSKPFDKTPLLSKQETVGFAFRSKAKCKPIFVSPGHKISLDQSVEIIKNCITKYRIPEPTRLAHLLVNRIRIEDKVKVERPQTAV
- a CDS encoding C40 family peptidase is translated as MQKRILLFYFLSTFLFISCSSKKNITQASKNSTAVVQKYARLMDVPKKKIKNPELYQFIDEWLGTRYQFGGLSKNGIDCSGFTHLLYKEVYDKSIPRNTSEQVNIIKRKYEGQLKEGDLVFFNYDKKKFSHVGVFLQNGYYVHASTKKGVMVQKLKDPYTYKYFSRGGSVK
- a CDS encoding 3'-5' exonuclease, encoding MKLKLKRPLAFFDLEATGVNVASDRIVEISILKAMPDGTELIKTLKINPQMPIPLESSLIHGIYDEDIKDAPTFKDVAQEIIDFLGDADLAGYNSNKFDIPMLMEEFLRVKAPFDIDNRHFVDVQNIFHQMEQRTLKAAYKFYCGKDIINAHSAEADIKATYEVLLAQIEKYEGKDWEDRSGKVSQPVVNDVAALHQFTNLNKPVDFAGRMVFNNDNIPCFNFGKHKGKTVFQVFDEEPSYYAWMMNGDFPLYTKHRLEKLWSDYKNQKNENRQQQQPKPQQGQQIKAQFNKPVAKAQEPDLAKPADEDMLKMLASKFKKI